GACAAGCGTGAAGTGCTGACAAACATGCCCGAAATCATTTCAAACAGCGCGTAAAACAGCACAAGGGTTTGGAAACTGTAGTCGTAGGTGCGCTTGACCGCTTCGACGTTATACAGAATACGCCCGTCAAAATCGGTTTCGAGCGTATCGGTAATCACCGCTCCCGTCACTTCCCACGTTGAGGTGTAAATGGCATCGAACAGCGTAAACGCCATGTAGATGGGAATCACGAGCAACAGCCCCGCACGGATGCGCACGGCAGTGTCGTTAATGTAGGGGCTGACTTCGTTGCGGTCGCGAAACCACAAATCTTTGCAGCAAGTGATGATCCAATTCATCATCGGGCTTGTCTCCTTCCTCTCAACCGTCAAGTTGAGGCTGGAGCAAGCCCAGCCTCACACGCTGCTGTGTTACATTTACGGTTTCAGCAGTTGATAACCTTGCGATTGCAAACGGCCTGCTTCGGCGACACCGGAGGGGATCACGTCTTCTACTTTTGCGTCATACAAATCGGCAAAAGCAATTTTGCGTCCGGTCAGGGTGTTGTAGCAAATTTGGAATTTCACACCTTTTTCCTTCAATTCCGCAATTTTAGCGGGCAATTTGGCATCGGCATTCATTTCTACTTGCTTGGCGGTGGTCAACATACCTAAGCCGTCACCGTTCATCACGATTACCGCGTCGGTTTTTTTGCCGGTTTGTTCCAGTGCTTTGATGTAATTGCTGACATTGCCGAGCACACCAAGGTATTTCTTCTCGTCACCCTCCATCGTGACGTGAACCACGACTTTTTCAGCACCCGCGTAATAGTCGTCAGCGACTTTGGGTGCAGGCACGCCGGGGTCAAATTTGGCTTCGGCGGGCTTAGCATCAGCAGCCGGAGCAGCGGCAGCTTCTGCTTTAGGTGCAGCCGGTTTGGCATCGTCAGCGTGTGCAAGACCAGCAACACTGCTGGCAGTCATCAATAAACCCAGTATGATTGGTTTTAACATGGGTCGTTCTCCTCCTACGGTTGATAAAATTGCTATTCAAATTCCATTTCGCGGAACACCATGCCCGCATTCGCTAACGCGAGTTCGTCGAACGTATCAAGGTGGGCAAACGCACTTTGGTCGATCTTGTAGGCATCTTGTAAAGTGCCGCCACTTTCAAGCACTTCGCCGACTTTGGTACGCAGGTGTACTAGGTAATCTTTGGTGTATTTCGTGACTTCCGCCAAGTTGGTGGGGCCGCCGTGTCCGGGAATAATGTGGGTGGGTTTGAGGGCTTCGAGTTTTGCCCAGGTTTCGATCCACGCATCGGTATCGGTGTCTTCAAACAGTGGCAGCAGCCGTTCATGGAAGGCCACATCGCCGCTGATGAGCAATTGCTTTTCGGGCATCCACAGCATAATGTCGCCGGGGCTGTGTGCCGCACCGATGCGTAAGGCTTGCATTTTCCAAGAGCCGAGGCTTAGGTCCATGCTGTCTTCGCTGAGGATAATGTCAGGCTTGGAAAGTTCGGTACGGTAAGCTTTGTCGCGGCTGCGGTTGCGCATTAAGGCGATAATGTCTGCGCCACGTTGTTCGACTTCGTGCCAAGCATCTTGGTGCATAATGACTTTTGCACCTTGTTCCTGCCAGTAATTCATGCCGAGCATGGCGTGACCTTGCCCATTTTCGAGCAGAACGTATTTGACGGGTTGGTCAGTACGTTGCTTGATTTCGTCGTGCAGGGCTTGTGCCAACAGGTAATTGTCACCGGCATTCATGACGACGACACCGGCATCGGTAATCACGAAGGAAAGGTTGTTATTGTGTCCGCTGTTGTCGTAGGTGGGCGGTGCGGTTGCGCCAATCGCTGACCATACGCCGGGGATGACTTCCACGGGTTTGCTGTAAAGGAAAGAATCAAGGGCTTTGTCGTTTTCTGAGACGGGTAGCCCTGCGTCTTTCCATGCAAAAAAGCCGTCTGCGTAGTTTTTGACATTGGTGTAGCCGAGTTTCATTAGGGTATCAGCGGCGAGTGGGCTACGCTGGTTGACACCGCAATACACCACGATGGGAGTGTTTTTGTCGGGCAATTGTTCGGTGGCGTGCATTTCTAACCAACCGCGTAACAAGTTGCGGTGGCGGGGTGCGTCGATGCTGCCACCGAGTAGGGTGATTTCTTGCGGGGTGCGCACGTCAATGAGCTGGGTTTCGGGGTGCTTTTGCAGCAAATCCTTGAGTTCAGCCGTGTTGATATTGGTGATGCGTTTGTTGACTTCATCCAGTAATTGTTTGGCTTGTTCGGTGAGGGCGGGTGCTTCGCGGGCTGGGGCGGCGGCAGGTGTATCATTAGTTGTGGTCGTGCCGGATGTTGGTGTGTCGGTGTTTTCCGCTTCGGGTTGCATTCCTTCCTGTTCCAGCGACAGGTAGACCTGATAGGCATTGCGGCGGTTGGCTTCGTCAAAAGCGGGCAGATGGATGAAATCGCCCCAGTCGGTGGCGGCATACGCTTCGTCAAACGGGATCATGTCTTCAACCGCTTTGCCCATGGTTTCACGCAGGAATTCGATGTATTGGACAGTGGTTTTAATCACTTCCTGCGGGTTTTTGGACATGGGACCGTGACCGGGAACCATTGCGGTGAGTTTGCCTTGCGCCATGTCTTTTAAGCGTTCCAGCCAGATTTTGGTATTGGCATCGCCGACAAAGGGGACGCGCCCTTCAAAAATCAGATCGCCAATCAGCAATACGCCATCTGGTTCGACTAACACGCTTTGGTCGCCGTCAGAATGCGCTTTGCCGTTGAAAATCAGTTTGATGGTGACACCGCCGAGGGTGATTTCTTCATTGCCATCGACATAACGGTCAGGTTTAACCAAGCGGGTGTGAGCATTAACCCAGGGGGCAAGGTCTGCACGGCGTGAGGCCAGCAGGGTTTCGGCGTTTTCGGAATTGAGGTATTCCTCCGCACCAGCGGGGGCGATGATTTCCGCGCCCAAATCTTTAAAGACTTGCAAGCCGTAAATATGGTCGGCGTGGTAGTGGCTGACAATGACCTTTTTCACCGGTTTATCGGTTATTTTTTTGAGCTTTTGCAGGAATAATTGCGCCAAAGCGGGCGTGCCAAGGGTATCGAACAGTACCACTCCTTCGTCAGTGACAATCGCTGCTGCGTTGGAAATGAAACCGTGGTTTTGCGTGGCTGCACCGGGTGCGCCTTGCACGTAGTACACGTGTTCGGAAACTTTAATCAGCTCCATCACGACAGGGGGAAGTTTGTCGTCAGCATGGGCATTCAGCCCCAGTGTTAAACAGAGAGCGGCGAAGAATGCAGCAATGATGCGCATGAATCCTCCGTAATGCGTGAGGGATGGAGCGTGTAGGGGTAAACGATAGCAGTAGAGACGCAAACTTTTGCGTCTCTACGGGTAGGCAACAGCAGTGTGCGTTACGCTACATCAGCTTCGGCAGAGTCTTTCTCGCCTTTGTTGTCAGTCCAAGCCAGCTTCACTTTGTCGCCCGCCTTGCCCGCGTAGTTGAACGCGAGGTAAGGGTTTTTGGAGACAGAGCCGCCCCATTTGGCAGTCAGGATAGTTTTGTCACCCGCAGTGACGACGATGTCCTGAATGAAATGTGCGGGAACCAGCTCGCCGGTTTTCTTGTCTTTACGTTGCCCGGTTTCCATCGGGTGTGTCATCAGTGCTTTGACTTCAACGACATCGCCTTTCGCAGAGGCTTTAAGTTTAATACTAGACATGTGTGTACTCCTCTGAATTAGCCGCCGCAGCCGCCGATGGTGACTTTAACTTCTTGCTTAGCGGTGTAAGCTTTATCACCGGCTTTGGCAATCGCGATAACGTTAGCGGTCTTGCCCATTTTGATCCGGGTAGATGCTTCAGGTTGCGTACCTTCACCGAGGATAAACATCGCTGCCAGTGGGGTAGGGTTGCCATCAACAAGGATGCTGATTTCCGTGGTGCCTGCGACGCCGGACGTGACGGTAACAGGGACAACCGCGCCGTTTTCAGCGATTTCAGGGGCTTTGATTTTAATGTCAGCGGAATCTGTTGGGGTCACTGCCATGGCTTTCAGGGCATCGTCCATTGTTTTGGCATCAAATGCACCGCCGCCTTCTGCCATGACCATGCGTGGGGTCAGCAAACCCGCGCTGACCGCAAGACCTGCCGCGCTGGCAGCCAAGGTGCCTTGTAAAAATGTTCTGCGTTTCATAAGTTTCCTCTCTCCAGAGATGTGTTGTGAGCGTAATGGTGCTGAGAGCAAGCCACTCTCACCATTCAGGTATAATGATGTGAGTAGTGCCGAAAATATTCCGTCTTTTTTATGTAATCGCATAAAAAACCCGGCGGGAAGCCGGGTTCAAGTCGATTGTCAGATCGAACGTAAGGTGGGCTTACTTACGTGAGCCTGGACCGTTCCATTCCAAGCCATTGGACATATAAGTCAGGAAGTATTCCAGTGCCTTATATTCATCACCTTGAGCTTTGGTGTTGTTTGCGCGTACCATGGTATTGCAACCCATGAAACGGTTGTGCAGCGTGGTGATTTCACCATCCGCAGAACGGTAAGTGGGCCAATGTGTCACATGACCAACCGCAGGGCTAAGCAAATCCGCACGGATCATTTTGCCTGCATTGTTGGTGTGGCAATCCGCACAAGACATATTCAACTGACCACGCTTAGAGTAGTAGTAGTTTTTGCCTTTCTCGTACCAATCAACTGCTTTGCCTTCAGGAGTGGCAACGTTGATTTTGCTACCACGATTTTCCATCGCGATATACGCCATCAGCTGTGCAATTTTACCTTTGTTCAGCAACGGCTTGCCTTCTTTGTCGACAAAGCCTTCGCCATCACCGTCAGTTTTGCAGGCGTTTAAGGCACCTTCAGCCGTGACGATAGTGTCTTTCTCAGCATCGTAGAAAGGGTACTTAGTGCGGATGGATTTGATGTCACCCATGCAATCAGCATACGTTTTGCCATTTTTGAATGGCGTTTCCCAAATGGTCTTACCTGCATCAATATCAGGTTCGTAAGGAGGGAAGGATGATTCCATTTCCTCCCACTGGGCTTTCAAAGCGGGATCCAATGCATAAGCACCGTCTTTGAAATCTTCAAACGGGATGTCTTTGAATGCTGTCTTGAAATGGTCTTGGAATGCCGCCATTTCTTCCGCAGGTCCAGCGTGTACGGTGCTGAATGCGGAAACTGCTAACGCAAATGCAACGGATGCTGCGGTTAATACTTTTTTCATGGAAACCTCCAGTTAAGCAACGTCTGCTTCGGCAGAGTCTTTCTCGCCTTTGTTGTCAGTCCAAGCCAGCTTCACTTTGTCGCCCGCCTTGCCCGCGTAGTTGAACGCGAGGTAAGGGTTTTTGGAGACAGAGCCGCCCCATTTGGCAGTCAGGATAGTTTTGTCACCCGCAGTGACGACGATGTCCTGAATGAAATGTGCGGGAACCAGCTCGCCGGTTTTCTTGTCTTTACGTTGCCCGGTTTCCATCGGGTGTGTCATCAGTGCTTTGACTTCAACGACATCGCCTTTCGCAGAGGCTTTAAGTTTAATACTAGACATGTGTGTACTCCTCTGAATTAGCCGCCGCAGCCGCCGATGGTGACTTTAACTTCTTGCTTAGCGGTGTAAGCTTTATCACCGGCTTTGGCAATCGCGATAACGTTAGCGGTCTTGCCCATTTTGATCCGGGTAGATGCTTCAGGTTGCGTACCTTCACCGAGGATAAACATCGCTGCCAGTGGGGTAGGGTTGCCATCAACAAGAATGCTGATTTCCGTGGTGCCTGCGACGCCGGACGTGACGGTGACAGGGACAACCGCGCCGTTTTCAGCGATTTCAGGGGCTTTGATTTTAATGTCAGCGGAATCTGTTGGGGTCACTGCCATGGCTTTCAGGGCATCGTCCATTGTTTTGGCATCAAATGCACCGCCGCCTTCTGCCATGACCATGCGTGGGGTCAGCAAACCCGCGCTGACCGCAAGACCTGCCGCGCTGGCAGCCAAGGTGCCTTGTAAAAATGTTCTGCGTTTCATAAGTTTCCTCTCTCCAAAATTCAGCAAATCCACATTACAGCTCATGAATAAAGTCAACAACTCTATCCAGTTCCGCGTCAGTCAGAATCCCCATCGGCCCAAACGGGATCATAATGGTATTAGGATTGGCGACCCGTGCATCAGCGATTTGTGCTTTGAGTTTTGCCTTGTCTGGGAAGCGGGCTTTCATGGCAATTAATGGTGGGCCAATGTTGCCGGGCAGTTCACCACCAGCGATCATGTGGCACGCCAAACAGTTACCCAACCCACGGTCAAATGCCAACTCTTTGCCTGTCATTTCTTTTTTTGCTTCAGCCGGTTTAGCTTCTGCTGGTTTTGCTTCCGCTTTGGCAGCATCTGCTTTTTTATCATCGGCTGCATAAGCAGACGAGAATACAACGGTTAAAGCCAGCACAGAAACTGATGCCGACATCACCAAAGTGCGAAAAATTTTCCGCATAACGACCTCCTCTCTAAACGAAACATTTCAACGAAACGTGTTTCTCTACGCTTGTTAGACGGCTGAGATAGCACATTTTACTAAACCTTGAGAAATATCAACTTTCGGGTTGGAAGCTTAACCGATTGTGGTAAAACACGCAAAAAAACTTTAATGAAACCAGTATCTTGAATAAGAATATAATTATATTCTTATGTTTTCTGGTTAAAATTTGTCAAGTTGTTTTTCTTTGGTTTCCATTTGCTCAATTTCGCGTGCCATTGCTTGCAGGCGGGCGCTAGTATGCGCGGGATTGCCGGGCAGGCGTGAGGCTTGTTCGAGAATGGCGCGGGCGTGTTTGTATTCGCCCATGCGAATGCTACGTTCGGCGGCAGAACGGTACGCTTCAGCCGCTTGCCCGGCTTGTTCTGCAACCCGTTGACGGATTTCGAGGAATTCCAGACTGGTTTGTTCCGTCAATTGGGTGCGGCTGAGTAATTGCCAGGCTTGCGGTGCTTTTTGGTTGGCAAGCAAGGCTTCAGCCAACAGGCTAAGAATATCCTCCTGACCGGGATAAGAGCTTGCCAGCGGGGTGAGCAGCGCTTCGGTTTCGGCATAACGACGGGTTGCATTCAGTGCAGCCGCAATCGTAAGGGCAATCGGTAGTTGGCGTGATTGTGTACCCAAAGTTTGCAGGGCAGCATTGGGATTGCCGCGCCGCAATTGGCTGACGGCTTGGGCATATTGCGTGAGTTGTGCATCGCCTGCGGTAACGGCAGGTGAATTCGGGGCAGTGATGGCACGGAGCTTTTCACGGGCATAGGCGTAATCACTGTCTTCGCGGACACCGCGTTTGCCCATTTGATTGGCTTGGGCGCGGGTATCGCTCAACCGGTCGATGCTTTGCGGGTGAGTGCGCAAATATTGGGTAATGTCACCGTGTAAGTCGGAGGTGCGCCGATCCAGTTTTTCCATGAATAAGGACATGGCTTGCGGGTCAAGCCCTGCCCCCGCGAGAATGCGCAAGCCGGTGCGATCCGCTTCGGTTTCCATCTGACGGCTAAAGCTCAGTTGGCGGTGCAATTGCGTGGCAATGGTGCTGGTGATAATGGCTTGGGCGGCTTCCGGGCTTTTGCTGGCAGCCGCTGCACCGGCAAGTACTCCTAGCCCGGTCATGAGCGGATTGCCTTTGCGTTCCGCTAACATTCGCGCAATATGGCGCTGGGAAACGTGGGCAATTTCATGCGCCACCACAGCGGCTAATTCACTTTCCGAGCGCGTATTCAAAATCAACCCGGAATGCATGACGATGACCCCGCCGGGCATGGCGTAGGCGTTGATTTCCGGGTTTTTGACAATCAGAAAATAATAATTGCCGCCACCGGGTGCATGGGCAGCAAGGCGGTTGCCAAGGGCGCGTAACCAGCCGCTAAGTTCAGGGTCTTCCACAATGGGTTCACTGCCGCGCAATTCGCGGATGAGCTTGATGCCAAGCAATGCTTCTTGGGTGCTGCTGAGGGTGTTATTGGCGGGGTTGCCCAGATCGGGGATATTGATGCTGGGGACTTCCAGATCCAGTGCGGCATGGCTGGCAGCCGTAAGGCTTAAGCTGATGGCAATCAGGCTGGCGTGTATCAGGTATTTCATCATCAGGTCGGTTTGTGGGTGTAGAACCCTAACTATAATCGGAATGCGCGTGAAAGTATGCCTTCACTTTCAATTGCGCTTGCGGGTCAGCCTTAGTCAGTCTTGGTCTCAGGAAATTTGTATTCTCGCCATTCTATGCTGTAATCGGTGTTTCGTTTGAATCGGGAGAACGCTGTGTACCACTTGTTGGAACAACGCTTACGTGAGATTGATGCCCACCATTTGCACCCTTACCTACGCAATGCCCGCACGGGGCTGGAAAAAGAAAGCCTGAGAGTGTCGTCTGAAGGGCGATTGTCGCAACGTGATCATCCGGCGGTGCTGGGGTCTGCGTTAACCCACCCGTGGATTACCACCGATTACGCCGAATCCTTGCTGGAACTGATTACGCCGCCGCAGGAACGTGCTGCTCAGTCACTGGATTTCTTGCTCAATATCGAAACGTTTGTGTACCAGCAACTTAACGATGAATTGTTGTGGACAACCAGTATGCCGTGTGTGCTGAGCGGCGAACGCGATATTCGGATTGCTGAATACGGCAGTTCCAACGCCGGGCGTATGAAGCACATTTACCGTGAAGGGCTGGCCTGGCGCTATGGCAAGGCGATGCAGGTGATTGCCGGAATCCATTTCAACTATTCCATCGATGATGCCTTTTGGCAGCCTTGGCAGCAGGTACAGGGGGATGCAGGCGAGTTACGGGCGTTCCGTGATGCGCAATACATGGCATTAGTGCGTAATTTGCAGCGTTATGGCTGGCTGATTATTTACTTGTTTGGTACGTCGCCCGCGATCTGCAAAAGCTTCCTCGGTGGCAGAGAAGCACCCGAAGGCATGGAGGCGTTTAACGAATACACGCTCTATGAGCCTTTCGGCACGTCGTTGCGCATGGGGAATATTGGTTACACCAATAGTAAGGAAAATAAAACCGGGGTGAAGGTGTGTTACAACACCCTCGACAGTTACGTGAGTAGTTTGCGTCAGGCAATCAATACCCCTTGCCCGGAATACGCCGCTATCGGGGTGAAAGTGGCAGGGCAGTACCGCCAGTTAAATGCCAATATCCTGCAAATTGAAAACGAATATTACAGTACGGTACGCCCCAAGCAGTTATTGCAAGGTTTTGAGAAACCCACGGATGCTCTGGAGCGCAGGGGCATTGCGTATGTGGAATTGCGTTCGCTTGATGTGAATGCGTTCCACCCCGCAGGCTTAACGCGCCGTCAACTCTTTTTCCTCGAAGTCTTTATGCATTTCTGTTTATTGCAGGAAAGCCCGCTGGTGTCTGCGGATGAATTTCAGGCCATCAACCAGAACCAAATGTTAACGGCGCATCGCGGGCGTGACCCCGATGT
The window above is part of the Thiothrix winogradskyi genome. Proteins encoded here:
- the soxA gene encoding sulfur oxidation c-type cytochrome SoxA; translation: MKKVLTAASVAFALAVSAFSTVHAGPAEEMAAFQDHFKTAFKDIPFEDFKDGAYALDPALKAQWEEMESSFPPYEPDIDAGKTIWETPFKNGKTYADCMGDIKSIRTKYPFYDAEKDTIVTAEGALNACKTDGDGEGFVDKEGKPLLNKGKIAQLMAYIAMENRGSKINVATPEGKAVDWYEKGKNYYYSKRGQLNMSCADCHTNNAGKMIRADLLSPAVGHVTHWPTYRSADGEITTLHNRFMGCNTMVRANNTKAQGDEYKALEYFLTYMSNGLEWNGPGSRK
- a CDS encoding M48 family metalloprotease, which produces MMKYLIHASLIAISLSLTAASHAALDLEVPSINIPDLGNPANNTLSSTQEALLGIKLIRELRGSEPIVEDPELSGWLRALGNRLAAHAPGGGNYYFLIVKNPEINAYAMPGGVIVMHSGLILNTRSESELAAVVAHEIAHVSQRHIARMLAERKGNPLMTGLGVLAGAAAASKSPEAAQAIITSTIATQLHRQLSFSRQMETEADRTGLRILAGAGLDPQAMSLFMEKLDRRTSDLHGDITQYLRTHPQSIDRLSDTRAQANQMGKRGVREDSDYAYAREKLRAITAPNSPAVTAGDAQLTQYAQAVSQLRRGNPNAALQTLGTQSRQLPIALTIAAALNATRRYAETEALLTPLASSYPGQEDILSLLAEALLANQKAPQAWQLLSRTQLTEQTSLEFLEIRQRVAEQAGQAAEAYRSAAERSIRMGEYKHARAILEQASRLPGNPAHTSARLQAMAREIEQMETKEKQLDKF
- the soxY gene encoding thiosulfate oxidation carrier protein SoxY, with the translated sequence MKRRTFLQGTLAASAAGLAVSAGLLTPRMVMAEGGGAFDAKTMDDALKAMAVTPTDSADIKIKAPEIAENGAVVPVTVTSGVAGTTEISILVDGNPTPLAAMFILGEGTQPEASTRIKMGKTANVIAIAKAGDKAYTAKQEVKVTIGGCGG
- a CDS encoding MBL fold metallo-hydrolase — translated: MRIIAAFFAALCLTLGLNAHADDKLPPVVMELIKVSEHVYYVQGAPGAATQNHGFISNAAAIVTDEGVVLFDTLGTPALAQLFLQKLKKITDKPVKKVIVSHYHADHIYGLQVFKDLGAEIIAPAGAEEYLNSENAETLLASRRADLAPWVNAHTRLVKPDRYVDGNEEITLGGVTIKLIFNGKAHSDGDQSVLVEPDGVLLIGDLIFEGRVPFVGDANTKIWLERLKDMAQGKLTAMVPGHGPMSKNPQEVIKTTVQYIEFLRETMGKAVEDMIPFDEAYAATDWGDFIHLPAFDEANRRNAYQVYLSLEQEGMQPEAENTDTPTSGTTTTNDTPAAAPAREAPALTEQAKQLLDEVNKRITNINTAELKDLLQKHPETQLIDVRTPQEITLLGGSIDAPRHRNLLRGWLEMHATEQLPDKNTPIVVYCGVNQRSPLAADTLMKLGYTNVKNYADGFFAWKDAGLPVSENDKALDSFLYSKPVEVIPGVWSAIGATAPPTYDNSGHNNNLSFVITDAGVVVMNAGDNYLLAQALHDEIKQRTDQPVKYVLLENGQGHAMLGMNYWQEQGAKVIMHQDAWHEVEQRGADIIALMRNRSRDKAYRTELSKPDIILSEDSMDLSLGSWKMQALRIGAAHSPGDIMLWMPEKQLLISGDVAFHERLLPLFEDTDTDAWIETWAKLEALKPTHIIPGHGGPTNLAEVTKYTKDYLVHLRTKVGEVLESGGTLQDAYKIDQSAFAHLDTFDELALANAGMVFREMEFE
- the soxY gene encoding thiosulfate oxidation carrier protein SoxY, with the translated sequence MKRRTFLQGTLAASAAGLAVSAGLLTPRMVMAEGGGAFDAKTMDDALKAMAVTPTDSADIKIKAPEIAENGAVVPVTVTSGVAGTTEISILVDGNPTPLAAMFILGEGTQPEASTRIKMGKTANVIAIAKAGDKAYTAKQEVKVTIGGCGG
- the soxZ gene encoding thiosulfate oxidation carrier complex protein SoxZ; the protein is MSSIKLKASAKGDVVEVKALMTHPMETGQRKDKKTGELVPAHFIQDIVVTAGDKTILTAKWGGSVSKNPYLAFNYAGKAGDKVKLAWTDNKGEKDSAEADVA
- a CDS encoding DsrE family protein encodes the protein MLKPIILGLLMTASSVAGLAHADDAKPAAPKAEAAAAPAADAKPAEAKFDPGVPAPKVADDYYAGAEKVVVHVTMEGDEKKYLGVLGNVSNYIKALEQTGKKTDAVIVMNGDGLGMLTTAKQVEMNADAKLPAKIAELKEKGVKFQICYNTLTGRKIAFADLYDAKVEDVIPSGVAEAGRLQSQGYQLLKP
- the soxZ gene encoding thiosulfate oxidation carrier complex protein SoxZ; the protein is MSSIKLKASAKGDVVEVKALMTHPMETGQRKDKKTGELVPAHFIQDIVVTAGDKTILTAKWGGSVSKNPYLAFNYAGKAGDKVKLAWTDNKGEKDSAEADVA
- the soxX gene encoding sulfur oxidation c-type cytochrome SoxX: MRKIFRTLVMSASVSVLALTVVFSSAYAADDKKADAAKAEAKPAEAKPAEAKKEMTGKELAFDRGLGNCLACHMIAGGELPGNIGPPLIAMKARFPDKAKLKAQIADARVANPNTIMIPFGPMGILTDAELDRVVDFIHEL
- the gshA gene encoding glutamate--cysteine ligase encodes the protein MYHLLEQRLREIDAHHLHPYLRNARTGLEKESLRVSSEGRLSQRDHPAVLGSALTHPWITTDYAESLLELITPPQERAAQSLDFLLNIETFVYQQLNDELLWTTSMPCVLSGERDIRIAEYGSSNAGRMKHIYREGLAWRYGKAMQVIAGIHFNYSIDDAFWQPWQQVQGDAGELRAFRDAQYMALVRNLQRYGWLIIYLFGTSPAICKSFLGGREAPEGMEAFNEYTLYEPFGTSLRMGNIGYTNSKENKTGVKVCYNTLDSYVSSLRQAINTPCPEYAAIGVKVAGQYRQLNANILQIENEYYSTVRPKQLLQGFEKPTDALERRGIAYVELRSLDVNAFHPAGLTRRQLFFLEVFMHFCLLQESPLVSADEFQAINQNQMLTAHRGRDPDVRLSCLGKSVLLRDQARDLLQAMRPVAEMLNTVHGEDCYTDSLDSQIQLAYNPDITPSARMLEEMRANQESFFAFAQRKSQEHREYFLQRTLDPALILEFQQAAASSLSRQQALEASEKMDFDSFLNAYLSGALVDVKN